In Syntrophorhabdus sp., the sequence TGGTTATTATCCTTTCATTTGGTTATTGTAATTTGGTCAATTGGTCATTATCCTTTATTGGTCATTGTTCTTTTACCTGGTTATTGTAATTTGGTCAATTGGTCATTAATTTTGTCAGGAGTTGTCGATGTCCGTTTTCGGTGTCCTTATCGTCTGGCTGGCCAAGGTCCTCAACGTGGCCCTCACCGTTTATTTCTGGGTCATCTTCGCGCGGGCGCTATTCTCGTGGATACGGCCGAACCCGTATAACCCCATTGTACGGACCGTGGTGAGACTCGTCGATCCCGTCACGAACCGCATAAGGAGGATTCTGCCCACCCGGTTCGGCATGATCGATATAGCCCCCTTCTTTCTCATGCTCATCATCATCTTTCTCCAGGAAGCGGTCACGAGGCTCCTGCTCCACCTTGCCCTGAGGCTCTAGGGAGCCCGGAATGAACGTGGAGATCAAAGTGATACCCAACGCGAAGAAGCGGGCGATAGCCCGCACTCCGGCGGGGATCACCGTCAGGCTCACCGCCCTGCCCCTCGAGGGCAGGGCAAACGACGAACTGATCCGGTACCTGTCGGACCTTCTCAAGGTCAAACGATCGGCCATCAGAATACTCCGAGGCGAAAAGGACAGGCGCAAGGTGCTGGAGCTCCCCATCGACGAAAAAGGGCTCGAAGCCCTTCTCGGAGAGCACTCGTGAAGGGTGGTCCTAATCGGCGGGGACACCCCCCGGAACCGCGCCAAAACAACCGCTCCACGGCCATTTTTCAACAAAAAGGCAAGAGTTACAACGGGTTAATTTCCTTGACAAGAAAATGCTAAACTCTTTATATTATCTATCTTCAAAAGAAGGCGACCCGTGTTGATACGACTTTCGGAAATAGAGGACATACTGGTCGTGAAGGGAGAGATGGACACTCAACGATTCCCGAAGACTGACGCCACCGAATTCACACTGCTAAAGCCTGTGCGCTACGAGCTTACCATAGCGAAATTCGACGACACCGTCAGCATCGAAGGGCCCGTCATGGTCGAGGCGTCGCTCGCCTGTTCGCGGTGTCTTGAGGATTACGACCTGTCCATGTCCCTTCAGATGGCCATCAAGCTCGTCCCAAAAAGCGCGCTTCCCGAAGCGGCGGAGACGGAGCTTCACAACGACGACCTCGACGTTTACTATTACGAAGGCGACGAGATAGATCTCGATCCCTTCGTCTACGAAGAGGTCATGCTCAACCTCCCCGTGAGGCCGCTGTGCAGGGAGGAATGCAAAGGGATATGCCCGACCTGCGGCAGGAACAGGAACACGGAACCCTGCGATTGTCCCGAGGCGCCCTCGAGCCTCCTCGGTGAAAAACTGAAATCTTTCTTAAACTGACAAGGAGTAGACCATGGCTGTACCAAAACGAAAAACTGCTAAGGCAAGACGGGACAAGAGACGCACGCACTACACCGCATCGCCCGTTGCCGTGGTGGCGTGCCCGAACTGCAAGGAACCGAAGCTTCCTCATGCCGTTTGCCCCAAATGCGGAATGTACAAGGGCAAACAGTATATGGCGGTCGAGGAAGCTTAAAGCCCCGGGATGATACGGATCGCCGTCGACGGAATGGGTGGCGACTTTGCGCCCCGGGAGATCGTAAGGGGGGCACAGTCGATCTCCCGTGAGGGTCTGGCTTCCATCGTTCTCGTCGGCGACGAGGAAAAGATGCGACCTTTCGTGACGGACCGCGCGAACCTTGACGTGGTCCACACGCCCGTTTGTGTGGAGATGAACGAGGCCCCCTCGAACGCCCTCAGAAAAAAGAGGGACTCCTCCATGAACAAGGCATTCGAACTGCATAAGAGCGGAGAGGTGCAGGCCGTTGTTTCGGCGGGGAATTCCGGCGCGGCCATGGCCTTCGCCATCTTCACACTCGGCCGGATCCCCGGCGTCGACCGGCCCGCGATAGCAACGCTTCACCCGCGCATGGGAGAAGGCGTCTCCATCCTCCTCGATGCCGGCGGCACAGTGGACTGCAAACCCACACACCTTGCGCAGTTCGCCCTGATGGGCAACGCATTCGCGGCATCCGTCCTGGGGATCGCTTCCCCCCGGGTGGGCATCCTCTCGAACGGCGAGGAGGAAACGAAAGGCAACGAACTCACCCGGGAGGCACATACCCTCATCAGGGAGTTCGGTCTCAACTACCTGGGATACGTGGAAGGCACCGACATGTACAACGGCAGGACCGATGTCGTGGTGAGCGACGGTTTTGTCGGAAACATCGCCCTGAAGATAAGCGAGGGGGTCGCGGACCTGATCTTCGAGTTCTTCAGGGAGGGAATAAAGAAAAGCCGAAAGGCACAGATGGGGTATTTCCTTCTGAAAGACCTCTTCAAAGAGTTCCAGAAGAAGGCGGATTATTCCGAGACCGGGGGGGCGCCTCTTCTTGGCGTCGACGGGGTCTGCATCATATGTCATGGGAAATCGAACGAAAAGGCCATGCGCAACGCCATACTGCTGGCAAAGAAGTTCGTGGAAAAGGGCCTCAAGGAATCCGTGGGCGAGGCCATGCAGGACTACCAATCGTTCCAGAAAGTAAAGGAGAGGTAAGGTATGGATTATTTTCTATCTGAAGACCAGAAGAGCATACAGAAACTGGCCCGCAGGATCGCGGAAGAGAAGGTCGTTCCCGTTCGCGCCGAACTTGATGAAACGGGCCAGTTCCCCTGGGAGATCATGAAGCACTGCGCGGAGACGGGGCTCTTCGGTGTCAGCATTCCCGAGGAATACGGCGGAATGGGAGGAGGATCCTTCGAGAACTGCATCGTCGTCGAAGAACTGAGCAAGGCCTGCCTGGGTGTATCGGTAAGCTACGCGGCGAGCCTGCTCGGCGCCTATCCCATACTCCTCGGCGGGTCGGAGGAGCAGAAGAAAAAATACCTGTCCCAAATAGCGAAGGGCTCGAAGCTGGCTGCCTTCGGCCTCACCGAGGCGAACGCCGGCAGCGACGCCCAGGGCATAAGGACAGAGGCGAAAAAAGATGGCGACCATTACATCCTCAACGGCACAAAGCAGTGGATAACGAATGGCGGAGAGGCGGAGATCTACACCGTCGTCGCCATGACAGACCGTTCCAAGGGAGGCCGGGGCGCCACCGCCTTCATCCTGGAAAAAGGCATGGAAGGATTCACTTTCGGTAAGAAAGAGAACAAGTTAGGCATCAGGGCATCGGCCACCCGGGAGCTGGTATTTCAGGATTGCAAAGTCCCGAAGGAAAATGTTATAGGTAGAGAAGGTCTGGGTTTCATCCTGACAATGAGGACTTTCGACAGGACCCGCCCAGGGATAGGTGCGCAGGCGGTGGGGGTTGCCCATGGCGCACTCGAGGCAGCCGTACAATACGCGCGTGAAAGGGAACAGTTCGAGAAGAAGATCATCTCCTTTCAGGCGATACAGCATATTCTTGCCGATATGGCGATACAGGTGGAGGCCGCACGGGCGCTCGTGTACGCCGTGGCCCGGTACATCGACAGCAATCCCAGGGATTTCTCCAAGGTGTCGGCCATGAGCAAGGTTTTTCCCAGCGACGTGGCCATGAAGGTCGTCGTGGATGCCATACAGGTCTTCGGCGGATATGGCTATATGAAGGAGTATCCTGTCGAGAAGATGATGCGCGATGCCAAGATACTCCAGATATATGAAGGCACGAACCAGATACAGCGGAACATCATCGGCCTCGAACTCATCAAGGAATCGGCATCGAAGAAAAGGTCATGACGTGAGACACTGATCTCGCGAGGAAGACGATCCACAGGGCGAGAGAGGATAGATGAAGAAGACAGGTATGGTATTTCCGGGACAGGGTTCCCAGTACATCGGCATGGGCAGGGACCTCTACGACAGGTTCGATTATGTCCGCGAGATGTTCGCGACCGCCGACAGGGTGCTCGGCTTTCCCATGACGGACCTTTGCTTCAACGGTCCCGAGGATGAGCTGCGCCAGACATACAACACACAGCCGTCGCTCCTTCTCGTGGGCTATGCGGTATACGAGGTCTTGAGGAGAGAGGCGGGCGTAACGCCCTTTTTCTTCGCAGGCCACAGCCTCGGCGAGTACACGGCCCTCACCGCAAGCGGCTTTTTCACCTTTGAAGAGGCCCTCGCCATCACGCGAAAAAGGGGCCTGCTGATGGAAGAGGCCTGCCCCAAAGGCAAAGGGGGCATGGTGGCCCTTATCGGCGCGGATATGGATAAGATAGCCCCCGTCCTCGCGGAGATCTCCCACGACGATTACGTCGCGGTGCCCGCCAACCTCAATTCCGCGGAGCAGGTCGTTCTCTCCGGCGACGCCGGGGCGCTCAAGGAGGCCGTGGAGAGATTGAAAGGGACAGGATACAAGAAGGCGGTCTTCCTCAATGTCTCGGGGCCTTTCCATTCGCCCCTCATGCGGGCGGCAGCGGAGCGTCTGAAGAGCGAGCTCGCGGCCCTCGGCCACGGGGAGCTTTCGGCTCCCGTCGTCTTCAACGTCGACGCGGCCCCCGGGAAAGACAAAGGGGCGGTGGACGAGAGGCTCTACCGCCAGATGTTCTCCCCCGTGCTGTGGGAAAAATGTGTGCAGAGAATGGCTGATGGGGGCGTGGAGCTCTTCATCGAGGCAGGCCCCGGGAAGGTCCTTTCGAACCTCGTCAGGAGAATAGTTCCCGGCGTCCCCTGCGTGAACGCCGAGAGATTCGAGGAGATAGAATCGGTAAGGGGGCTTCTGGCATGAATGGAACGGTGACCATCATCACGGGCGCGGCGCAGGGCATCGGCAGGGCGATCGCGGAGCTTCTCGCCGAAAAGGGCGGCGATGTCGCCATCTTCGATGTGATCGACGGATCGGCGACCTGCGAGGCCATCAGGTCGAAGGGCCGGCGCTGTGAGTTCTATAC encodes:
- the plsX gene encoding phosphate acyltransferase PlsX: MRIAVDGMGGDFAPREIVRGAQSISREGLASIVLVGDEEKMRPFVTDRANLDVVHTPVCVEMNEAPSNALRKKRDSSMNKAFELHKSGEVQAVVSAGNSGAAMAFAIFTLGRIPGVDRPAIATLHPRMGEGVSILLDAGGTVDCKPTHLAQFALMGNAFAASVLGIASPRVGILSNGEEETKGNELTREAHTLIREFGLNYLGYVEGTDMYNGRTDVVVSDGFVGNIALKISEGVADLIFEFFREGIKKSRKAQMGYFLLKDLFKEFQKKADYSETGGAPLLGVDGVCIICHGKSNEKAMRNAILLAKKFVEKGLKESVGEAMQDYQSFQKVKER
- the fabD gene encoding ACP S-malonyltransferase, yielding MKKTGMVFPGQGSQYIGMGRDLYDRFDYVREMFATADRVLGFPMTDLCFNGPEDELRQTYNTQPSLLLVGYAVYEVLRREAGVTPFFFAGHSLGEYTALTASGFFTFEEALAITRKRGLLMEEACPKGKGGMVALIGADMDKIAPVLAEISHDDYVAVPANLNSAEQVVLSGDAGALKEAVERLKGTGYKKAVFLNVSGPFHSPLMRAAAERLKSELAALGHGELSAPVVFNVDAAPGKDKGAVDERLYRQMFSPVLWEKCVQRMADGGVELFIEAGPGKVLSNLVRRIVPGVPCVNAERFEEIESVRGLLA
- a CDS encoding YggT family protein, which gives rise to MSVFGVLIVWLAKVLNVALTVYFWVIFARALFSWIRPNPYNPIVRTVVRLVDPVTNRIRRILPTRFGMIDIAPFFLMLIIIFLQEAVTRLLLHLALRL
- a CDS encoding DUF177 domain-containing protein; protein product: MLIRLSEIEDILVVKGEMDTQRFPKTDATEFTLLKPVRYELTIAKFDDTVSIEGPVMVEASLACSRCLEDYDLSMSLQMAIKLVPKSALPEAAETELHNDDLDVYYYEGDEIDLDPFVYEEVMLNLPVRPLCREECKGICPTCGRNRNTEPCDCPEAPSSLLGEKLKSFLN
- a CDS encoding acyl-CoA dehydrogenase — encoded protein: MDYFLSEDQKSIQKLARRIAEEKVVPVRAELDETGQFPWEIMKHCAETGLFGVSIPEEYGGMGGGSFENCIVVEELSKACLGVSVSYAASLLGAYPILLGGSEEQKKKYLSQIAKGSKLAAFGLTEANAGSDAQGIRTEAKKDGDHYILNGTKQWITNGGEAEIYTVVAMTDRSKGGRGATAFILEKGMEGFTFGKKENKLGIRASATRELVFQDCKVPKENVIGREGLGFILTMRTFDRTRPGIGAQAVGVAHGALEAAVQYAREREQFEKKIISFQAIQHILADMAIQVEAARALVYAVARYIDSNPRDFSKVSAMSKVFPSDVAMKVVVDAIQVFGGYGYMKEYPVEKMMRDAKILQIYEGTNQIQRNIIGLELIKESASKKRS
- the rpmF gene encoding 50S ribosomal protein L32 encodes the protein MAVPKRKTAKARRDKRRTHYTASPVAVVACPNCKEPKLPHAVCPKCGMYKGKQYMAVEEA
- a CDS encoding DUF167 domain-containing protein — protein: MNVEIKVIPNAKKRAIARTPAGITVRLTALPLEGRANDELIRYLSDLLKVKRSAIRILRGEKDRRKVLELPIDEKGLEALLGEHS